The following proteins are co-located in the Spartobacteria bacterium genome:
- a CDS encoding transposase, with protein MRKKRIKRDHLAYYHCMSRIVGREMLLGDVEKEHMRRLIRRVEGFTGVRVLTYAVMTNHFHLLLEEPDRADVSLITDEQLVQRLGFLYTEDEVSEICMRWAEWDKVGLVDVTVEDKKSYLVRMHDISEFMKQVKQRFSCWYNRRCGRYGTLWDRRFKSVLVEDGVALCTMAAYIEMNPVRAGMVDDPKVYRFCGLGEALGGSSMARAGIVALASGLERLDDAVRAKERVEQWEDASNIYWERVLMYEEVCRNPNVAMLDREMIPDKLKKRMKISDFERLQCRSRYFCDGQVLGSLEFVESFFDQNPDYFSASRKTGARKMRGGWGCMYTIRDLGNWCRTT; from the coding sequence ATGAGAAAGAAACGAATCAAAAGGGATCACTTGGCCTATTACCATTGCATGTCGCGCATTGTGGGGCGTGAAATGTTGCTGGGCGATGTTGAAAAAGAACACATGCGGCGGTTAATTCGCAGAGTTGAAGGGTTTACCGGTGTGCGCGTATTGACTTATGCGGTGATGACGAATCATTTTCATTTGCTGCTGGAGGAGCCTGATCGTGCTGATGTGTCATTGATTACAGATGAACAACTAGTTCAGCGGCTGGGTTTTTTGTATACAGAAGATGAGGTATCTGAGATATGTATGCGCTGGGCGGAGTGGGATAAAGTCGGCCTAGTGGATGTGACTGTAGAAGATAAGAAGAGTTATCTTGTTCGTATGCATGATATTAGTGAATTCATGAAACAGGTTAAGCAGCGGTTTTCCTGTTGGTATAATCGTCGGTGCGGACGCTATGGCACGTTGTGGGATCGCCGTTTTAAAAGTGTGTTGGTAGAAGATGGCGTGGCTCTATGTACTATGGCGGCGTATATCGAGATGAATCCGGTGCGGGCGGGAATGGTCGATGATCCAAAGGTTTATCGTTTTTGCGGGCTGGGTGAAGCTCTGGGCGGGAGTTCGATGGCGCGAGCCGGTATTGTAGCCTTGGCATCTGGGTTGGAACGACTTGATGATGCAGTTCGTGCGAAAGAGCGGGTGGAGCAGTGGGAGGACGCATCAAATATCTACTGGGAGCGGGTCTTGATGTATGAGGAGGTTTGCAGAAATCCAAATGTTGCGATGCTGGATCGTGAGATGATCCCGGATAAATTGAAGAAACGGATGAAAATATCGGATTTTGAACGGCTGCAATGCCGAAGTCGTTATTTTTGCGATGGGCAGGTTTTGGGTTCATTGGAGTTCGTGGAGTCTTTTTTTGATCAAAATCCGGATTATTTCAGTGCGTCTCGTAAAACGGGGGCGCGAAAAATGCGTGGTGGCTGGGGGTGTATGTACACAATTCGTGATTTGGGGAATTGGTGTAGAACAACTTGA
- the coaBC gene encoding bifunctional phosphopantothenoylcysteine decarboxylase/phosphopantothenate--cysteine ligase CoaBC — protein MWSVSRTTKSLWHLLLKAKEQTEVNMTACRKPLILLGVCGGIAAYKAVDVASRLLKRGFDVRVVMTESATHFITPTTFQAVLGKPVITSMFSSPQASEKNEIYPHLYPAQEADMFVLLPATADMLAQITTGAAGNVVSGSVLGLRQDCKKIFCPAMNTHMWQQLVVKDNVQALLQRGWIQVGPDDGVLACGSRGEGRMSQPEVIEQAVVHQLEAPQTLRDQTVLILSGPTHEHFDPVRFIGNRSSGKMGRALALEAAARGAVVEFVTGPVATEMIPDHPSVYIHHVTSANDMLASASSFFPSASITIFAAAVADYMPAERESTKRAKSAADLTLTLLPTPDIAATLSKIKQTGQITVGFALQDQHAEVHAKEKLKMKHLDALILNTLDAMGADGAHYRFMASHMPGFIDWGALSKPACARLLFDHIK, from the coding sequence ATGTGGTCGGTATCCAGGACAACCAAATCGTTGTGGCACCTGTTGCTGAAAGCGAAAGAACAAACTGAGGTCAACATGACAGCTTGCAGGAAACCATTGATTCTTTTGGGTGTTTGCGGAGGCATTGCCGCGTATAAGGCGGTAGATGTGGCGAGCCGACTGCTGAAACGCGGTTTTGATGTACGAGTTGTCATGACGGAATCCGCTACACATTTTATTACGCCGACCACGTTTCAGGCTGTGCTTGGAAAGCCGGTGATTACATCCATGTTTTCATCGCCACAGGCTTCCGAAAAAAATGAGATATATCCTCACCTATATCCAGCGCAGGAAGCCGACATGTTTGTGTTGTTGCCTGCCACGGCTGATATGCTGGCACAGATCACAACGGGTGCTGCGGGGAATGTCGTATCCGGTTCTGTATTAGGACTCCGGCAGGACTGTAAAAAAATATTCTGTCCTGCGATGAATACCCATATGTGGCAACAACTGGTGGTCAAAGACAATGTGCAGGCACTTCTTCAGCGTGGCTGGATTCAGGTTGGGCCAGATGACGGCGTACTGGCCTGTGGTAGCCGTGGGGAAGGCCGAATGAGCCAACCAGAGGTCATTGAGCAGGCGGTTGTTCATCAACTGGAGGCACCGCAGACACTGCGTGATCAAACGGTGCTGATTTTGTCGGGGCCCACGCATGAACATTTCGATCCTGTGCGATTTATCGGTAATCGGAGTAGCGGTAAAATGGGGCGTGCATTAGCACTGGAAGCGGCTGCACGTGGTGCTGTAGTCGAATTTGTTACGGGTCCGGTAGCGACTGAAATGATCCCGGATCATCCATCTGTTTACATTCACCATGTCACCAGTGCCAATGATATGCTGGCCTCAGCATCATCGTTCTTCCCTTCAGCCAGCATTACTATTTTTGCGGCGGCAGTGGCGGATTATATGCCCGCTGAAAGGGAGTCCACGAAACGGGCAAAATCAGCCGCCGACCTTACACTAACCCTGCTGCCTACCCCTGATATTGCCGCGACCCTAAGCAAAATAAAACAAACGGGGCAGATTACAGTGGGGTTTGCTTTGCAGGATCAGCATGCCGAAGTGCATGCCAAAGAAAAGTTGAAAATGAAACATCTCGATGCTCTTATTCTGAATACACTGGATGCGATGGGGGCGGATGGCGCTCATTACCGATTTATGGCATCGCATATGCCTGGATTCATTGATTGGGGGGCACTGAGTAAGCCAGCTTGTGCCAGATTGCTGTTCGATCACATAAAATAA
- a CDS encoding 50S ribosomal protein L35 — MPKQKTRKAAAKRCKITGTGRIKRTSAGGAHLLTGKSRKHKRSLRSSQMVCKADQKRIMECLHQ, encoded by the coding sequence ATGCCGAAACAAAAAACTAGAAAAGCAGCTGCTAAAAGATGCAAAATCACTGGCACTGGAAGAATTAAACGCACGTCTGCAGGTGGAGCGCATTTGCTAACGGGTAAAAGTCGCAAACACAAGCGTAGCTTGCGTTCATCGCAGATGGTCTGCAAAGCAGATCAGAAACGCATCATGGAATGTTTGCATCAGTAA
- the rsmG gene encoding 16S rRNA (guanine(527)-N(7))-methyltransferase RsmG produces the protein MKVTDILQCEERVNLLEKYLDMLLEVNTHTNLTAVSNRNEAWNRHILDSLQLLPFLREEGALLDIGSGGGLPGIPLAIAQPERPVCLLEATGKKARFLESVADALSLMNVRVIPERAETAAHDSGWRGRFIYTTSRAVGSLSELLEISLPFLRINGHVLALKGKNGTHELGGASHALAELGGGTPLVTVVLQPDLTESCILSIQKERKTPDKYPRRPGMPKKRPL, from the coding sequence ATGAAAGTAACTGACATACTCCAATGTGAAGAGCGCGTAAACCTTTTAGAGAAGTATCTTGATATGCTTCTGGAAGTCAATACGCATACGAATTTAACCGCTGTGAGCAATCGGAATGAGGCATGGAACCGCCATATTCTGGACAGTTTACAGCTGCTCCCTTTTCTCAGGGAAGAGGGGGCACTGTTAGATATCGGGTCGGGTGGGGGGCTTCCGGGAATTCCACTGGCCATCGCTCAGCCGGAACGTCCGGTTTGTCTGTTGGAGGCAACAGGGAAGAAAGCGCGTTTTTTGGAATCGGTGGCGGACGCTCTGTCGCTGATGAATGTGCGGGTTATTCCAGAGCGTGCGGAAACTGCGGCCCATGATTCTGGTTGGCGCGGCAGATTTATTTACACGACCAGTCGGGCCGTGGGATCTCTGTCGGAATTATTAGAGATATCTCTGCCGTTTTTGCGAATAAACGGGCATGTTTTGGCACTCAAGGGAAAAAATGGAACGCATGAGCTGGGAGGTGCATCCCATGCATTGGCTGAATTGGGCGGCGGAACCCCGCTGGTGACCGTGGTTCTTCAGCCGGATTTGACGGAATCCTGCATTCTTTCCATACAGAAGGAACGGAAGACACCGGATAAATACCCGCGTCGTCCTGGTATGCCTAAAAAACGACCGCTTTAG
- a CDS encoding efflux RND transporter permease subunit, with protein MKMTGLKRGPIAWMVRNSVASNLTMLVLLLGGLIAAMHIKQEVFPDFDLDIVSVSVVYPGASPEEVEQGIILAVEEEVRGLNGVEKVTATAREGVGSIQIEMLLNADVQKVYQDIQQAVDRITTFPEESEQPQVTLLTRDMEIITLVLSGTMGDVTLRNLAEEVRDRLLESKDIVRVELGNIKPLEISVEISETALRKYNLTLNDIAGRLRAAALDIPAGGVKTDSGEILVRVKDRRDLGSEFMQIPVVTGADGVQVLLSDLAIVNDGFEDADTVSTYNGETAIHLTIYRVGNQTPIQVAGAARSIMKDLQQELPPSVHINVLYDLSTIFKQRMSLLLRNGAFGLILVVALLGLFLEMRLAFWVMMGIPISFLGAILFMPMMDLSINMVSMFAFIIALGIVVDDAIVVAEEVYYKFQHGTDPITAGISGAKAVAMPVTFSVLTNCITFLPMLLVPGVMGKIFRIIPIIVISVFLLSLLESLFILPSHLAHSMGGKRRGLGLFLHNKQQTFSHWFVKQIRLKYGPVLAVTLHFRYVTVACALAVLILTIGFVSGKRIGVISMPKVESDYAIAYAILPYGAPLKDIISVRDRLVQAAESVAAEQGGDTLVEGISAGNGGSYGTASGSHVIEIWASLTDPEIRPISTRAFVDAWRKAAGDIPGLESLSFLSDHGGPGAGKGITVELSHRNTKQLEKAGEALASMLEEYTIVSDIDDGVSLGKPQYDVKILPEGRYLGLTSAEIAQQIRAAFYGVEVLRQQRGRNEIKVKVRWPESERISAYDVEEMLVRTPAGTFVPLAEVARVSLGRAYNTIERRDGRRIIEVTANVTPDSETDRVLADLRGTMLPELQTQFPGLSFSFEGKQADFRDSMKVLGIGFVLAMLGVYAALAIPFKSYIQPVIVMFSIPFGLVGAVIGHVIMGYSISIISMMGLVALSGVVVNDSLVLIDYANQMMRSGMNVRRAVMEAGIRRFRPIMLTTITTFGGLMPMIFETSMQARFLIPMAISLGYGILFATIITLIIVPSLYLIIHDIVAISERIRSVWNAH; from the coding sequence ATCATTCTGGCCGTGGAAGAAGAGGTACGCGGACTAAACGGCGTGGAAAAAGTTACCGCAACAGCACGTGAGGGTGTGGGATCGATACAGATCGAAATGCTGCTGAATGCTGACGTGCAAAAGGTGTATCAGGATATCCAGCAGGCCGTGGACCGCATCACCACCTTCCCCGAGGAATCTGAACAGCCGCAGGTAACGCTTTTAACTCGCGATATGGAGATTATCACTCTTGTTCTTTCGGGCACGATGGGCGATGTGACACTACGTAATTTGGCGGAAGAGGTGCGGGACCGGCTCCTGGAAAGCAAAGACATTGTCCGCGTGGAACTGGGTAATATAAAACCGCTGGAAATCAGCGTTGAAATATCGGAAACGGCTCTGCGGAAATACAATCTGACGTTGAACGATATCGCGGGACGCCTGCGTGCTGCTGCGCTGGATATTCCTGCCGGCGGCGTAAAAACGGACAGCGGAGAAATTTTAGTACGCGTGAAGGATCGCCGCGATCTTGGGTCGGAATTCATGCAGATTCCGGTCGTAACAGGTGCTGACGGCGTACAGGTTCTGCTCTCTGATCTGGCCATCGTGAATGACGGGTTTGAGGACGCAGATACGGTGTCTACATATAATGGAGAGACGGCCATTCATCTGACCATCTATCGCGTAGGAAATCAGACCCCTATCCAGGTAGCCGGCGCGGCCAGGTCGATCATGAAGGATCTTCAACAGGAACTGCCGCCGTCGGTGCACATCAATGTGCTCTATGATTTATCCACTATTTTTAAACAGCGTATGTCCTTATTATTGCGCAACGGGGCCTTTGGACTGATCCTTGTCGTGGCACTGCTTGGGCTGTTTCTGGAAATGCGGTTGGCATTCTGGGTTATGATGGGGATTCCTATATCCTTCCTTGGAGCGATTTTATTTATGCCAATGATGGATCTCTCCATCAACATGGTTTCTATGTTTGCCTTTATTATTGCGCTGGGCATAGTGGTGGACGACGCCATTGTCGTGGCCGAAGAAGTCTATTATAAATTCCAGCATGGAACAGATCCAATAACGGCAGGCATTTCTGGAGCGAAAGCGGTAGCCATGCCGGTGACGTTCAGTGTGCTGACAAACTGTATCACATTCCTGCCCATGCTGCTGGTTCCAGGCGTGATGGGGAAAATTTTTCGTATTATTCCCATTATCGTTATTTCCGTTTTCCTGCTTTCGCTGCTGGAATCGCTTTTCATTCTTCCGTCCCATCTGGCGCACAGCATGGGTGGCAAGCGACGCGGGCTGGGTTTATTTCTTCACAACAAACAGCAAACTTTCAGCCATTGGTTTGTGAAACAAATTCGCCTGAAATATGGCCCGGTACTGGCCGTCACGCTGCATTTTCGCTATGTTACCGTGGCCTGCGCTCTGGCTGTGCTGATTTTAACCATAGGATTCGTCAGCGGCAAACGCATTGGCGTAATTAGTATGCCCAAGGTCGAATCAGATTATGCCATCGCTTATGCAATCCTGCCCTACGGCGCCCCTTTGAAGGATATCATTTCCGTACGTGATCGGCTGGTGCAGGCGGCTGAATCCGTGGCCGCTGAACAGGGCGGCGACACCTTGGTCGAGGGCATCAGTGCAGGCAACGGCGGCAGTTACGGGACGGCATCGGGATCACATGTAATCGAAATATGGGCATCGCTGACTGATCCGGAAATACGGCCGATATCTACACGGGCTTTTGTGGATGCATGGCGTAAAGCCGCAGGTGATATTCCGGGATTGGAATCCCTTTCTTTCCTGTCGGATCACGGAGGCCCGGGTGCCGGTAAAGGCATCACGGTCGAATTAAGTCACCGCAATACCAAACAGCTCGAAAAAGCGGGCGAAGCACTGGCTTCCATGCTGGAAGAATACACCATTGTATCGGATATCGACGACGGCGTCTCGCTGGGAAAACCGCAATACGATGTGAAGATACTGCCCGAAGGCCGGTACCTTGGATTGACCTCAGCAGAAATTGCCCAGCAAATTCGTGCTGCTTTTTATGGCGTGGAAGTACTGCGGCAGCAACGCGGCCGCAACGAGATCAAAGTCAAAGTGCGCTGGCCGGAAAGCGAACGTATTTCCGCCTATGATGTGGAGGAAATGCTTGTACGCACGCCAGCCGGAACCTTTGTCCCTCTTGCTGAAGTCGCCCGTGTATCGCTGGGCCGCGCCTATAATACTATTGAACGGCGCGACGGACGACGCATCATTGAAGTCACAGCCAATGTCACCCCTGACAGTGAAACCGATCGCGTCCTGGCCGACCTGCGCGGCACAATGCTTCCCGAACTGCAAACGCAGTTCCCCGGCCTGTCCTTTAGCTTTGAAGGCAAGCAGGCCGATTTCCGCGATAGCATGAAGGTTCTCGGTATTGGATTTGTATTGGCCATGCTGGGGGTCTATGCCGCGCTGGCCATCCCCTTTAAAAGCTACATCCAACCTGTCATTGTCATGTTCAGTATTCCCTTCGGGCTGGTGGGCGCAGTCATCGGACATGTGATCATGGGCTATTCCATCAGTATTATCAGCATGATGGGACTGGTCGCGCTGTCCGGCGTCGTGGTGAACGATTCTCTGGTTCTCATTGACTATGCCAACCAGATGATGCGTTCAGGAATGAATGTACGGCGGGCGGTTATGGAGGCCGGAATTCGCCGGTTCCGCCCCATTATGCTAACAACGATCACCACCTTCGGCGGCCTGATGCCCATGATTTTTGAGACATCCATGCAGGCCCGCTTCCTGATACCTATGGCGATCTCTCTTGGCTACGGCATTCTTTTCGCTACCATTATCACCTTGATTATTGTCCCGTCATTGTATCTTATTATTCACGATATTGTTGCCATCTCAGAGCGAATCAGGAGTGTGTGGAATGCCCATTAA
- a CDS encoding GNAT family N-acetyltransferase — protein MPIKFNPVNDEQTIEKVREMVNVVWPRTFRALLSPEQITYMMNAMYSTEQIQKELLAGTCYDIIAWHRQPAGYVAYGPAENTIMPLNKVYVLPDFQNQGLGSAAIRHVVDYARKAHTTHLQLRVNRNNEKAIRVYLKNGFVVTRADIKDIGGGYVMDDYILEKPI, from the coding sequence ATGCCCATTAAATTCAACCCCGTCAATGATGAACAAACCATCGAAAAGGTACGCGAAATGGTCAACGTGGTCTGGCCTCGCACATTTCGGGCACTGCTGTCACCGGAACAGATTACCTACATGATGAACGCAATGTATTCTACCGAACAAATCCAAAAAGAACTGCTGGCCGGGACGTGCTATGACATCATTGCGTGGCACCGGCAACCCGCAGGCTATGTGGCCTACGGGCCGGCAGAAAATACCATTATGCCACTGAATAAAGTTTATGTTCTGCCGGACTTCCAAAACCAGGGACTGGGCTCCGCCGCCATTCGTCATGTCGTTGATTATGCTCGAAAAGCCCATACAACCCATCTGCAGCTTCGCGTGAACCGAAACAATGAAAAGGCAATTCGTGTCTATCTTAAAAATGGGTTCGTTGTCACACGCGCAGATATCAAAGATATTGGCGGCGGTTACGTCATGGATGATTACATCCTCGAAAAACCAATCTAA
- a CDS encoding 50S ribosomal protein L20, with amino-acid sequence MPRATNAPASRKRRKTTLKKARGFYGSRSKLYRMATESVDRAMSMQFEHRKQKKRNYRAMWIMRINAACRLNGVRYGRFIEACTKAKVALNRKMLSEIAIYDPEGFASIIAMVKPSVK; translated from the coding sequence ATGCCACGCGCAACAAATGCACCAGCTTCACGTAAGAGAAGAAAGACAACACTTAAAAAAGCACGCGGTTTTTACGGCTCGCGTAGTAAACTGTATCGCATGGCGACGGAATCAGTCGATCGTGCCATGAGCATGCAGTTTGAACATCGTAAACAGAAAAAACGCAATTACCGCGCTATGTGGATTATGCGCATCAATGCAGCCTGCCGGCTGAATGGCGTTCGTTATGGTCGCTTCATCGAAGCATGCACCAAAGCGAAAGTTGCTTTGAATCGTAAAATGCTTTCTGAAATTGCTATTTATGATCCAGAAGGCTTTGCCAGCATCATCGCAATGGTAAAACCGTCTGTGAAATAA
- a CDS encoding NAD(P)/FAD-dependent oxidoreductase, producing the protein MLRLTELKLPLNHQDDALKRLVIKKLGISEKELTHFSIFKRSVDARKKEAIRLTYSVDAEITCEPLVLQRKKKDPHIRPAPDCRYHFPYIAPPSLAERPVVVGTGPCGLFAALVLARAGFKPVILERGKSVRDRSRDTFGFWHHSTFQPQSNVQFGEGGAGTFSDGKLNTQIKDPRFIGRHVLAELVKAGAPEEILYVNKPHVGTFRLVKVVEHIRSTIESLGGIFRFESCVETIHRENDSITGLTLQNGEHIPCRHVLLAIGHSARDTFQMLCDQGVHMEAKPFSIGLRIEHPQSLINRSRYGTAAGHPLLGAADYKLVHHCKNGRTVYSFCMCPGGTVVAATSETGCVVTNGMSQYSRSERNANSALVVGVTPEDFSGRHPLAGITFQRQWETLAYDIGGKNYNAPCQRVEDFLKGRASRTLGSVKPSYQPGVQLCDVAACLPSYVVCALREAIPAFARQIRGFDLPDATLTGVETRTSSPVWIRRDETRQSVNTRGLYPSGEGAGYAGGIISAAMDGISSAECLASVLR; encoded by the coding sequence ATGCTGCGACTTACCGAACTTAAATTGCCGTTGAACCATCAGGATGATGCCCTTAAACGGCTCGTTATCAAAAAATTGGGTATTTCAGAAAAAGAGCTGACGCATTTTTCCATTTTTAAGCGCAGTGTGGATGCCCGTAAAAAAGAGGCCATTCGTCTGACCTACAGTGTGGATGCGGAAATTACATGTGAACCCCTTGTCCTTCAACGAAAAAAGAAAGATCCGCATATTCGTCCTGCGCCGGATTGTCGGTATCATTTTCCCTATATCGCACCCCCGTCCTTGGCCGAACGGCCTGTCGTTGTCGGAACCGGACCTTGCGGTCTTTTCGCGGCACTCGTTTTAGCCCGTGCGGGATTCAAGCCCGTCATTCTTGAGCGGGGCAAGTCTGTTCGCGACCGCTCTCGCGATACGTTCGGATTCTGGCATCACAGCACCTTTCAGCCCCAGTCCAATGTGCAGTTTGGAGAGGGGGGTGCCGGAACCTTTTCTGACGGGAAGCTGAATACGCAAATCAAAGATCCCCGCTTTATTGGTCGACATGTACTCGCCGAACTTGTGAAGGCCGGTGCGCCCGAGGAAATTCTCTATGTCAATAAACCGCATGTAGGAACGTTTCGTTTGGTAAAAGTGGTCGAACATATTCGCAGCACCATTGAGTCACTGGGCGGAATCTTTCGCTTTGAAAGCTGCGTCGAGACCATTCACCGCGAAAACGATTCGATTACAGGTCTAACGTTGCAGAATGGCGAACATATCCCTTGTCGGCATGTCCTGCTGGCCATTGGGCATAGTGCTCGCGACACCTTTCAAATGCTCTGCGATCAAGGCGTTCATATGGAGGCAAAGCCCTTTTCCATAGGCCTGCGCATCGAACACCCGCAATCGCTTATCAACCGAAGTCGTTATGGCACCGCCGCCGGGCATCCCCTGCTGGGAGCCGCCGACTACAAGCTCGTGCATCACTGTAAAAACGGACGTACTGTTTACAGTTTCTGTATGTGTCCAGGGGGAACCGTCGTTGCCGCCACTTCCGAAACCGGATGCGTCGTTACCAACGGTATGAGCCAATATTCCCGAAGCGAACGCAATGCAAACAGTGCGCTGGTGGTTGGCGTCACCCCTGAAGATTTCTCCGGCCGGCATCCTCTTGCCGGTATCACTTTTCAGCGACAATGGGAGACACTTGCCTACGACATCGGTGGAAAAAACTATAATGCGCCCTGTCAGCGAGTCGAAGATTTTCTAAAAGGCCGGGCCTCCCGCACGCTGGGTTCCGTCAAACCTTCTTATCAGCCCGGCGTTCAGCTTTGCGATGTTGCCGCCTGCCTCCCATCCTATGTCGTCTGCGCATTGCGCGAGGCCATCCCCGCCTTTGCCCGTCAAATACGTGGCTTCGATCTGCCAGATGCGACCCTTACCGGAGTAGAAACACGCACATCCTCCCCCGTATGGATACGTCGCGACGAAACGCGCCAAAGTGTCAACACCCGGGGTCTGTACCCCTCTGGCGAAGGAGCCGGTTATGCGGGCGGGATTATTTCTGCCGCCATGGACGGCATCAGCAGTGCGGAATGCCTCGCTTCCGTCCTCCGTTGA